A region from the Cannabis sativa cultivar Pink pepper isolate KNU-18-1 chromosome 9, ASM2916894v1, whole genome shotgun sequence genome encodes:
- the LOC115722684 gene encoding uncharacterized protein LOC115722684 isoform X1 — protein sequence MSGKAKIGEGLVSVNTFTVRLVIINVVIAATLQISNGHLPFGGLGVGFGGHMNSNAGFHAKIPSFPGAAHHAATTFAGISHAANIFCGTCEYRDACIKSIASMGNKANANPIDYFQAAIQSTISQVSAIVNVSASIAASSSGSKKMYMEDCQELLGFAVDELQTSFSTMGGTDLSAFYNKQGELLNWLSAAVSYQHTCLDGIFDSQLKTEMMSNGLSAANQLARNALAIVSTMSTIFSGFKINFKFGTSGNSRALTGFAQGTYGWDFGGYGATGTWSAGMGAGAGGGAGTGAGAGGGAGTGAGAGGGAGTGVGAGGGAGTGGGAGTGAGAGAGVGAGTGAGAGGGAGTGAGGGAGTGAGGGGGAGTYSGGGGGGGAGTYSDVGIGSSVGVGGGGAGTGGNVDTSSVGGGSVDTSVGAGGGSGNGEGGGSGSGSGFGGGTGEGSGSGSGGYTSEGSGSINANVGAGGGSGSGSGFGGGTGEGSGSGSGNSTSEGSGSGSGSGSGSGSGSGSGSGSGSGGGSVSIDTSGDVSSGSGGGSGSGSGSGSGKGNGSGEGSSSSNVTSSVESSGSISTSGQGSGGGSGSGAGGGGGSGGSKSSSEYSWSQSFEKSGGGGGGGGGDGSVSGGKKASITINGGGNGGGDGSVSGGKKATITFNKGGNGGGDGSVSGGKKATITISKGGHGGGDGSVSGGKKASFTISGGVDGGINKEFSFSKEVNGDGSKEFTINKGFSINTGSRRLKEAFEYPSWLSGSDRKLLGTNNENQNLTPNKVVAQDGSGDFKTIGEALASYPKNHQGRYIIYVKAGIYNEYLIVTKDQKNVFMYGDGPRKTIITGRKNFHEGVSTFRTATFSAIGSGFVAKSMGFQNTAGPEGHQAVALRVQSDMSAFYNCRMDGYQDTLYVQTHRQFYHNCVISGTVDFIFGDAAAVIQNSLIIVRKPGPNQRNAVTAQGRVDKYETTGIVIQNCRIVPEQKLHAERLTVPTYLGRPWKEYSRTVIMESTIEDLIQPAGWLEWNGNFALDTLYYAEYANRGPGAATNQRVKWKGYKVITDRNEAMQFTVGQFLQGNMWLGNTGAPYFLGLKT from the exons ATGAGTGGGAAGGCAAAGATAGGAGAAGGACTAGTCTCCGTGAATACATTCACGGTGAGATTAGTGATCATTAATGTTGTAATTGCTGCAACCTTACAAATAAGCAATGGTCATCTTCCATTTGGAGGTCTAGGAGTAGGCTTTGGAGGACATATGAATTCTAATGCCGGTTTTCATGCTAAGATACCCTCATTTCCGGGTGCAGCTCATCATGCGGCAACAACATTCGCGGGCATATCTCATGCTGCGAATATATTTTGTGGGACATGCGAATACAGAGATGCATGCATCAAAAGCATTGCGTCTATGGGCAACAAGGCCAATGCTAACCCCATTGACTATTTCCAAGCTGCAATACAATCCACCATCTCTCAAGTGAGCGCCATTGTCAATGTATCGGCTAGTATAGCAGCGAGTTCCTCTGGCTCCAAGAAAATGTATATGGAAGATTGTCAAGAATTGCTTGGGTTCGCGGTTGATGAACTTCAGACTAGCTTTTCGACTATGGGAGGAACTGACTTGAGTGCGTTTTATAATAAACAAGGTGAACTTTTGAATTGGTTGAGTGCTGCTGTATCGTATCAGCATACATGCCTTGATGGCATATTTGATTCTCAACTTAAAACAGAGATGATGTCAAATGGTCTCTCTGCTGCGAACCAGCTAGCAAGAAATGCCTTGGCGATTGTCTCCACCATGTCCACAATCTTTAGTggcttcaaaattaattttaagtttgGCACGAGTGGTAATTCTCGTGCATTAACTGGTTTTGCACAAGGTACATATGGATGGGATTTTGGTGGCTATGGTGCTACCGGTACTTGGAGTGCAGGAATGGGTGCTGGAGCTGGTGGCG GTGCAGGGACAGGTGCTGGTGCTGGTGGCGGTGCAGGGACAGGTGCTGGTGCTGGTGGCGGTGCAGGGACAGGTGTTGGTGCTGGTGGCGGTGCAGGGACAGGTGGCGGTGCAGGGACAGGTGCTGGTGCTGGTGCTGGTGTCGGTGCGGGGACAGGTGCTGGTGCTGGTGGCGGTGCAGGGACAGGTGCTGGTGGTGGTGCAGGGACAGGtgctggtggtggtggtggtgcagGCACATAttctggtggtggtggtggtggtggtgcagGTACATATTCTGATGTAGGGATAGGTTCTAGTGTTGgtgttggtggtggtggtgcaGGGACAGGTGGCAATGTTGATACTAGTAGTGTTGGAGGTGGCAGTGTTGATACTAGTGTTGGTGCTGGTGGTGGAAGTGGTAATGGAGAAGGTGGTGGAAGTGGTAGTGGTAGCGGTTTTGGTGGCGGTACAGGTGAAGGAAGTGGCAGTGGTTCTGGAGGTTACACTAGTGAAGGAAGTGGCAGTATTAATGCTAATGTTGGTGCTGGTGGTGGAAGTGGTAGTGGTAGCGGTTTTGGTGGCGGTACCGGTGAAGGAAGTGGCAGTGGTTCTGGTAACAGCACAAGTGAAGGAAGTGGAAGTGGCAGTGGTTCTGGTAGTGGAAGTGGAAGTGGAAGTGGAAGTGGAAGTGGCAGTGGTTCTGGTGGTGGTAGTGTTAGCATCGATACAAGTGGTGATGTAAGCAGTGGTAGCGGTGGTGGCAGTGGTAGTGGCAGCGGCAGCGGCAGCGGTAAAGGTAATGGAAGTGGTGAAGGAAGCAGTAGCAGTAATGTTACTAGTAGTGTTGAAAGTAGTGGAAGTATTTCAACCAGTGGTCAGGGTAGTGGTGGTGGTAGCGGCAGTGGTGCTGGAGGAGGTGGAGGCAGCGGCGGTAGCAAAAGTAGCAGTGAGTATAGTTGGAGTCAAAGCTTTGAAAAAAGTGGcggaggtggtggtggcggTGGCGGAGATGGCAGTGTCAGCGGTGGTAAGAAAGCTAGTATTACTATTAACGGAGGTGGTAATGGTGGTGGAGATGGCAGTGTCAGTGGTGGTAAGAAAGCTACTATTACCTTTAACAAAGGTGGTAATGGTGGCGGAGATGGCAGTGTCAGTGGTGGTAAGAAAGCTACTATTACCATTAGCAAAGGTGGTCATGGTGGCGGAGATGGCAGTGTCAGTGGTGGTAAGAAAGCTAGTTTTACTATTAGTGGAGGAGTAGATGGTGGTATAAACAAAGAATTTAGCTTTAGCAAAGAAGTTAATGGTGATGGAAGCAAAGAATTCACCATTAACAAAGGATTTAGCATTAACACAGGTTCTAGAAGACTTAAGGAGGCATTTGAATATCCATCTTGGTTGTCTGGTTCAGATAGAAAACTATTAGGTACTAACAATGAAAACCAAAACTTAACACCAAATAAAGTTGTGGCCCAAGATGGGAGTGGAGACTTTAAAACTATTGGAGAAGCTCTTGCTTCATATCCAAAAAACCATCAAGGTCGTTACATTATCTATGTTAAAGCTGGGATTTACAATGAGTATCTTATTGTTACAAAAGATCAAAAGAATGTGTTTATGTATGGAGATGGACCTCGAAAGACAATCATCACAGGAAGAAAGAACTTCCATGAAGGCGTTTCAACCTTTAGAACTGCTACATTTT CTGCTATTGGAAGTGGATTTGTGGCGAAATCAATGGGATTTCAAAACACAGCAGGACCAGAAGGACACCAAGCAGTAGCACTTCGAGTTCAATCAGACATGTCTGCATTTTACAATTGTAGAATGGATGGTTACCAAGACACATTATATGTTCAAACACATCGTCAATTCTATCACAACTGTGTCATATCAGGAACAGTCGATTTCATCTTTGGAGACGCTGCAGCCGTCATCCAAAACTCGTTGATCATTGTCAGAAAGCCTGGACCAAACCAGAGGAATGCAGTGACTGCCCAAGGCAGAGTTGACAAGTATGAAACAACCGGCATAGTAATCCAGAACTGTAGAATTGTCCCTGAACAGAAACTCCACGCCGAAAGATTAACTGTTCCCACATACTTAGGAAGACCATGGAAAGAGTATTCTAGGACTGTGATTATGGAATCAACAATTGAGGATTTGATTCAACCAGCTGGATGGCTTGAATGGAATGGTAATTTTGCTCTTGACACACTTTACTATGCTGAGTATGCAAATAGAGGACCTGGTGCTGCAACTAACCAAAGGGTTAAATGGAAGGGTTACAAGGTCATTACTGATAGGAATGAAGCTATGCAATTCACTGTTGGCCAATTTCTTCAAGGAAATATGTGGTTAGGAAACACTGGTGCACCCTATTTTCTTGGATTAAAGACTTAA
- the LOC115722684 gene encoding uncharacterized protein LOC115722684 isoform X4: MSGKAKIGEGLVSVNTFTVRLVIINVVIAATLQISNGHLPFGGLGVGFGGHMNSNAGFHAKIPSFPGAAHHAATTFAGISHAANIFCGTCEYRDACIKSIASMGNKANANPIDYFQAAIQSTISQVSAIVNVSASIAASSSGSKKMYMEDCQELLGFAVDELQTSFSTMGGTDLSAFYNKQGELLNWLSAAVSYQHTCLDGIFDSQLKTEMMSNGLSAANQLARNALAIVSTMSTIFSGFKINFKFGTSGNSRALTGFAQGTYGWDFGGYGATGTWSAGMGAGAGGGAGTGAGAGGGAGTGAGAGGGAGTGAGGGAGTGAGGGGGAGTYSGGGGGGGAGTYSDVGIGSSVGVGGGGAGTGGNVDTSSVGGGSVDTSVGAGGGSGNGEGGGSGSGSGFGGGTGEGSGSGSGGYTSEGSGSINANVGAGGGSGSGSGFGGGTGEGSGSGSGNSTSEGSGSGSGSGSGSGSGSGSGSGSGSGGGSVSIDTSGDVSSGSGGGSGSGSGSGSGKGNGSGEGSSSSNVTSSVESSGSISTSGQGSGGGSGSGAGGGGGSGGSKSSSEYSWSQSFEKSGGGGGGGGGDGSVSGGKKASITINGGGNGGGDGSVSGGKKATITFNKGGNGGGDGSVSGGKKATITISKGGHGGGDGSVSGGKKASFTISGGVDGGINKEFSFSKEVNGDGSKEFTINKGFSINTGSRRLKEAFEYPSWLSGSDRKLLGTNNENQNLTPNKVVAQDGSGDFKTIGEALASYPKNHQGRYIIYVKAGIYNEYLIVTKDQKNVFMYGDGPRKTIITGRKNFHEGVSTFRTATFSAIGSGFVAKSMGFQNTAGPEGHQAVALRVQSDMSAFYNCRMDGYQDTLYVQTHRQFYHNCVISGTVDFIFGDAAAVIQNSLIIVRKPGPNQRNAVTAQGRVDKYETTGIVIQNCRIVPEQKLHAERLTVPTYLGRPWKEYSRTVIMESTIEDLIQPAGWLEWNGNFALDTLYYAEYANRGPGAATNQRVKWKGYKVITDRNEAMQFTVGQFLQGNMWLGNTGAPYFLGLKT, encoded by the exons ATGAGTGGGAAGGCAAAGATAGGAGAAGGACTAGTCTCCGTGAATACATTCACGGTGAGATTAGTGATCATTAATGTTGTAATTGCTGCAACCTTACAAATAAGCAATGGTCATCTTCCATTTGGAGGTCTAGGAGTAGGCTTTGGAGGACATATGAATTCTAATGCCGGTTTTCATGCTAAGATACCCTCATTTCCGGGTGCAGCTCATCATGCGGCAACAACATTCGCGGGCATATCTCATGCTGCGAATATATTTTGTGGGACATGCGAATACAGAGATGCATGCATCAAAAGCATTGCGTCTATGGGCAACAAGGCCAATGCTAACCCCATTGACTATTTCCAAGCTGCAATACAATCCACCATCTCTCAAGTGAGCGCCATTGTCAATGTATCGGCTAGTATAGCAGCGAGTTCCTCTGGCTCCAAGAAAATGTATATGGAAGATTGTCAAGAATTGCTTGGGTTCGCGGTTGATGAACTTCAGACTAGCTTTTCGACTATGGGAGGAACTGACTTGAGTGCGTTTTATAATAAACAAGGTGAACTTTTGAATTGGTTGAGTGCTGCTGTATCGTATCAGCATACATGCCTTGATGGCATATTTGATTCTCAACTTAAAACAGAGATGATGTCAAATGGTCTCTCTGCTGCGAACCAGCTAGCAAGAAATGCCTTGGCGATTGTCTCCACCATGTCCACAATCTTTAGTggcttcaaaattaattttaagtttgGCACGAGTGGTAATTCTCGTGCATTAACTGGTTTTGCACAAGGTACATATGGATGGGATTTTGGTGGCTATGGTGCTACCGGTACTTGGAGTGCAGGAATGGGTGCTGGAGCTGGTGGCGGTGCAGGGACAG GTGCTGGTGCTGGTGGCGGTGCAGGGACAG GTGCTGGTGCTGGTGGCGGTGCAGGGACAGGTGCTGGTGGTGGTGCAGGGACAGGtgctggtggtggtggtggtgcagGCACATAttctggtggtggtggtggtggtggtgcagGTACATATTCTGATGTAGGGATAGGTTCTAGTGTTGgtgttggtggtggtggtgcaGGGACAGGTGGCAATGTTGATACTAGTAGTGTTGGAGGTGGCAGTGTTGATACTAGTGTTGGTGCTGGTGGTGGAAGTGGTAATGGAGAAGGTGGTGGAAGTGGTAGTGGTAGCGGTTTTGGTGGCGGTACAGGTGAAGGAAGTGGCAGTGGTTCTGGAGGTTACACTAGTGAAGGAAGTGGCAGTATTAATGCTAATGTTGGTGCTGGTGGTGGAAGTGGTAGTGGTAGCGGTTTTGGTGGCGGTACCGGTGAAGGAAGTGGCAGTGGTTCTGGTAACAGCACAAGTGAAGGAAGTGGAAGTGGCAGTGGTTCTGGTAGTGGAAGTGGAAGTGGAAGTGGAAGTGGAAGTGGCAGTGGTTCTGGTGGTGGTAGTGTTAGCATCGATACAAGTGGTGATGTAAGCAGTGGTAGCGGTGGTGGCAGTGGTAGTGGCAGCGGCAGCGGCAGCGGTAAAGGTAATGGAAGTGGTGAAGGAAGCAGTAGCAGTAATGTTACTAGTAGTGTTGAAAGTAGTGGAAGTATTTCAACCAGTGGTCAGGGTAGTGGTGGTGGTAGCGGCAGTGGTGCTGGAGGAGGTGGAGGCAGCGGCGGTAGCAAAAGTAGCAGTGAGTATAGTTGGAGTCAAAGCTTTGAAAAAAGTGGcggaggtggtggtggcggTGGCGGAGATGGCAGTGTCAGCGGTGGTAAGAAAGCTAGTATTACTATTAACGGAGGTGGTAATGGTGGTGGAGATGGCAGTGTCAGTGGTGGTAAGAAAGCTACTATTACCTTTAACAAAGGTGGTAATGGTGGCGGAGATGGCAGTGTCAGTGGTGGTAAGAAAGCTACTATTACCATTAGCAAAGGTGGTCATGGTGGCGGAGATGGCAGTGTCAGTGGTGGTAAGAAAGCTAGTTTTACTATTAGTGGAGGAGTAGATGGTGGTATAAACAAAGAATTTAGCTTTAGCAAAGAAGTTAATGGTGATGGAAGCAAAGAATTCACCATTAACAAAGGATTTAGCATTAACACAGGTTCTAGAAGACTTAAGGAGGCATTTGAATATCCATCTTGGTTGTCTGGTTCAGATAGAAAACTATTAGGTACTAACAATGAAAACCAAAACTTAACACCAAATAAAGTTGTGGCCCAAGATGGGAGTGGAGACTTTAAAACTATTGGAGAAGCTCTTGCTTCATATCCAAAAAACCATCAAGGTCGTTACATTATCTATGTTAAAGCTGGGATTTACAATGAGTATCTTATTGTTACAAAAGATCAAAAGAATGTGTTTATGTATGGAGATGGACCTCGAAAGACAATCATCACAGGAAGAAAGAACTTCCATGAAGGCGTTTCAACCTTTAGAACTGCTACATTTT CTGCTATTGGAAGTGGATTTGTGGCGAAATCAATGGGATTTCAAAACACAGCAGGACCAGAAGGACACCAAGCAGTAGCACTTCGAGTTCAATCAGACATGTCTGCATTTTACAATTGTAGAATGGATGGTTACCAAGACACATTATATGTTCAAACACATCGTCAATTCTATCACAACTGTGTCATATCAGGAACAGTCGATTTCATCTTTGGAGACGCTGCAGCCGTCATCCAAAACTCGTTGATCATTGTCAGAAAGCCTGGACCAAACCAGAGGAATGCAGTGACTGCCCAAGGCAGAGTTGACAAGTATGAAACAACCGGCATAGTAATCCAGAACTGTAGAATTGTCCCTGAACAGAAACTCCACGCCGAAAGATTAACTGTTCCCACATACTTAGGAAGACCATGGAAAGAGTATTCTAGGACTGTGATTATGGAATCAACAATTGAGGATTTGATTCAACCAGCTGGATGGCTTGAATGGAATGGTAATTTTGCTCTTGACACACTTTACTATGCTGAGTATGCAAATAGAGGACCTGGTGCTGCAACTAACCAAAGGGTTAAATGGAAGGGTTACAAGGTCATTACTGATAGGAATGAAGCTATGCAATTCACTGTTGGCCAATTTCTTCAAGGAAATATGTGGTTAGGAAACACTGGTGCACCCTATTTTCTTGGATTAAAGACTTAA
- the LOC115722684 gene encoding uncharacterized protein LOC115722684 isoform X3: protein MSGKAKIGEGLVSVNTFTVRLVIINVVIAATLQISNGHLPFGGLGVGFGGHMNSNAGFHAKIPSFPGAAHHAATTFAGISHAANIFCGTCEYRDACIKSIASMGNKANANPIDYFQAAIQSTISQVSAIVNVSASIAASSSGSKKMYMEDCQELLGFAVDELQTSFSTMGGTDLSAFYNKQGELLNWLSAAVSYQHTCLDGIFDSQLKTEMMSNGLSAANQLARNALAIVSTMSTIFSGFKINFKFGTSGNSRALTGFAQGTYGWDFGGYGATGTWSAGMGAGAGGGAGTGAGAGGGAGTGAGAGGGAGTGAGAGGGAGTGAGGGAGTGAGGGGGAGTYSGGGGGGGAGTYSDVGIGSSVGVGGGGAGTGGNVDTSSVGGGSVDTSVGAGGGSGNGEGGGSGSGSGFGGGTGEGSGSGSGGYTSEGSGSINANVGAGGGSGSGSGFGGGTGEGSGSGSGNSTSEGSGSGSGSGSGSGSGSGSGSGSGSGGGSVSIDTSGDVSSGSGGGSGSGSGSGSGKGNGSGEGSSSSNVTSSVESSGSISTSGQGSGGGSGSGAGGGGGSGGSKSSSEYSWSQSFEKSGGGGGGGGGDGSVSGGKKASITINGGGNGGGDGSVSGGKKATITFNKGGNGGGDGSVSGGKKATITISKGGHGGGDGSVSGGKKASFTISGGVDGGINKEFSFSKEVNGDGSKEFTINKGFSINTGSRRLKEAFEYPSWLSGSDRKLLGTNNENQNLTPNKVVAQDGSGDFKTIGEALASYPKNHQGRYIIYVKAGIYNEYLIVTKDQKNVFMYGDGPRKTIITGRKNFHEGVSTFRTATFSAIGSGFVAKSMGFQNTAGPEGHQAVALRVQSDMSAFYNCRMDGYQDTLYVQTHRQFYHNCVISGTVDFIFGDAAAVIQNSLIIVRKPGPNQRNAVTAQGRVDKYETTGIVIQNCRIVPEQKLHAERLTVPTYLGRPWKEYSRTVIMESTIEDLIQPAGWLEWNGNFALDTLYYAEYANRGPGAATNQRVKWKGYKVITDRNEAMQFTVGQFLQGNMWLGNTGAPYFLGLKT from the exons ATGAGTGGGAAGGCAAAGATAGGAGAAGGACTAGTCTCCGTGAATACATTCACGGTGAGATTAGTGATCATTAATGTTGTAATTGCTGCAACCTTACAAATAAGCAATGGTCATCTTCCATTTGGAGGTCTAGGAGTAGGCTTTGGAGGACATATGAATTCTAATGCCGGTTTTCATGCTAAGATACCCTCATTTCCGGGTGCAGCTCATCATGCGGCAACAACATTCGCGGGCATATCTCATGCTGCGAATATATTTTGTGGGACATGCGAATACAGAGATGCATGCATCAAAAGCATTGCGTCTATGGGCAACAAGGCCAATGCTAACCCCATTGACTATTTCCAAGCTGCAATACAATCCACCATCTCTCAAGTGAGCGCCATTGTCAATGTATCGGCTAGTATAGCAGCGAGTTCCTCTGGCTCCAAGAAAATGTATATGGAAGATTGTCAAGAATTGCTTGGGTTCGCGGTTGATGAACTTCAGACTAGCTTTTCGACTATGGGAGGAACTGACTTGAGTGCGTTTTATAATAAACAAGGTGAACTTTTGAATTGGTTGAGTGCTGCTGTATCGTATCAGCATACATGCCTTGATGGCATATTTGATTCTCAACTTAAAACAGAGATGATGTCAAATGGTCTCTCTGCTGCGAACCAGCTAGCAAGAAATGCCTTGGCGATTGTCTCCACCATGTCCACAATCTTTAGTggcttcaaaattaattttaagtttgGCACGAGTGGTAATTCTCGTGCATTAACTGGTTTTGCACAAGGTACATATGGATGGGATTTTGGTGGCTATGGTGCTACCGGTACTTGGAGTGCAGGAATGGGTGCTGGAGCTGGTGGCG GTGCAGGGACAGGTGCTGGTGCTGGTGGCGGTGCAGGGACAGGTGCTGGTGCTGGTGGCGGTGCAGGGACAG GTGCTGGTGCTGGTGGCGGTGCAGGGACAGGTGCTGGTGGTGGTGCAGGGACAGGtgctggtggtggtggtggtgcagGCACATAttctggtggtggtggtggtggtggtgcagGTACATATTCTGATGTAGGGATAGGTTCTAGTGTTGgtgttggtggtggtggtgcaGGGACAGGTGGCAATGTTGATACTAGTAGTGTTGGAGGTGGCAGTGTTGATACTAGTGTTGGTGCTGGTGGTGGAAGTGGTAATGGAGAAGGTGGTGGAAGTGGTAGTGGTAGCGGTTTTGGTGGCGGTACAGGTGAAGGAAGTGGCAGTGGTTCTGGAGGTTACACTAGTGAAGGAAGTGGCAGTATTAATGCTAATGTTGGTGCTGGTGGTGGAAGTGGTAGTGGTAGCGGTTTTGGTGGCGGTACCGGTGAAGGAAGTGGCAGTGGTTCTGGTAACAGCACAAGTGAAGGAAGTGGAAGTGGCAGTGGTTCTGGTAGTGGAAGTGGAAGTGGAAGTGGAAGTGGAAGTGGCAGTGGTTCTGGTGGTGGTAGTGTTAGCATCGATACAAGTGGTGATGTAAGCAGTGGTAGCGGTGGTGGCAGTGGTAGTGGCAGCGGCAGCGGCAGCGGTAAAGGTAATGGAAGTGGTGAAGGAAGCAGTAGCAGTAATGTTACTAGTAGTGTTGAAAGTAGTGGAAGTATTTCAACCAGTGGTCAGGGTAGTGGTGGTGGTAGCGGCAGTGGTGCTGGAGGAGGTGGAGGCAGCGGCGGTAGCAAAAGTAGCAGTGAGTATAGTTGGAGTCAAAGCTTTGAAAAAAGTGGcggaggtggtggtggcggTGGCGGAGATGGCAGTGTCAGCGGTGGTAAGAAAGCTAGTATTACTATTAACGGAGGTGGTAATGGTGGTGGAGATGGCAGTGTCAGTGGTGGTAAGAAAGCTACTATTACCTTTAACAAAGGTGGTAATGGTGGCGGAGATGGCAGTGTCAGTGGTGGTAAGAAAGCTACTATTACCATTAGCAAAGGTGGTCATGGTGGCGGAGATGGCAGTGTCAGTGGTGGTAAGAAAGCTAGTTTTACTATTAGTGGAGGAGTAGATGGTGGTATAAACAAAGAATTTAGCTTTAGCAAAGAAGTTAATGGTGATGGAAGCAAAGAATTCACCATTAACAAAGGATTTAGCATTAACACAGGTTCTAGAAGACTTAAGGAGGCATTTGAATATCCATCTTGGTTGTCTGGTTCAGATAGAAAACTATTAGGTACTAACAATGAAAACCAAAACTTAACACCAAATAAAGTTGTGGCCCAAGATGGGAGTGGAGACTTTAAAACTATTGGAGAAGCTCTTGCTTCATATCCAAAAAACCATCAAGGTCGTTACATTATCTATGTTAAAGCTGGGATTTACAATGAGTATCTTATTGTTACAAAAGATCAAAAGAATGTGTTTATGTATGGAGATGGACCTCGAAAGACAATCATCACAGGAAGAAAGAACTTCCATGAAGGCGTTTCAACCTTTAGAACTGCTACATTTT CTGCTATTGGAAGTGGATTTGTGGCGAAATCAATGGGATTTCAAAACACAGCAGGACCAGAAGGACACCAAGCAGTAGCACTTCGAGTTCAATCAGACATGTCTGCATTTTACAATTGTAGAATGGATGGTTACCAAGACACATTATATGTTCAAACACATCGTCAATTCTATCACAACTGTGTCATATCAGGAACAGTCGATTTCATCTTTGGAGACGCTGCAGCCGTCATCCAAAACTCGTTGATCATTGTCAGAAAGCCTGGACCAAACCAGAGGAATGCAGTGACTGCCCAAGGCAGAGTTGACAAGTATGAAACAACCGGCATAGTAATCCAGAACTGTAGAATTGTCCCTGAACAGAAACTCCACGCCGAAAGATTAACTGTTCCCACATACTTAGGAAGACCATGGAAAGAGTATTCTAGGACTGTGATTATGGAATCAACAATTGAGGATTTGATTCAACCAGCTGGATGGCTTGAATGGAATGGTAATTTTGCTCTTGACACACTTTACTATGCTGAGTATGCAAATAGAGGACCTGGTGCTGCAACTAACCAAAGGGTTAAATGGAAGGGTTACAAGGTCATTACTGATAGGAATGAAGCTATGCAATTCACTGTTGGCCAATTTCTTCAAGGAAATATGTGGTTAGGAAACACTGGTGCACCCTATTTTCTTGGATTAAAGACTTAA